The window ATTACTTCTTTTTGCACAACGTAATTTTTCGATTTGAATTTCCTTCATTAAACTTAGCTTCGGCACTAGTTGAATGGATGACATCTTCCGCTCTTAAGCATAAGTCTTGAATTCGATTCTTGAACATAAACTCCTTAAAGCGAATGCTTTCCCTTTAGTGAATTTCGAATATCACGTTCACACAAGCATTGGTTGCTGATCTTGTGATATAAGCAGCCAACTTTCATATAAACATCAGTTGATGATTTCAATAAAGTATTATATAGGCAGTCTACCCTGATACAAACATGAGTTATTGATCCCAATAAGGTGTGCTATAGACAGCCTATCCTAATGCAACCATAAGTTGTAATCACATGGCTCGAACTCGTGATATATAGGTCACATAAAAATAAGTTGATTGTTGTTTCAAGACACCCCtcataaagaaacaaaaaagaaaaagaaaaagaaaaagaaaaagaaaggcaatAAAAAAGAATACTATTAGATAGTTGTAAAGCTGTCTACCTTTTCTCATGCAGACAGAGACAAGAAAGATACTCTATAAATACCAAAAGTTTTCTTTGCAAACTTcaaaaacagtgagtaaaaaccAATAATCCATAAGagaaaaaaacataaagaaaaatggagaaaaaGAGTCATCCTTTACTTAGAGGAGGAAGAAGAGAAACGAAGTATAGTCATGGCTTTTCCTCTTCAGAAATGGAAACTTTGACTAGTATTTGTGAAACtattcttcctcctcttcctcaaaATGAAATCCCAGAAAAAAATAGTCATAATATTCAATACCTTCATAAAGCTTCTGCTTCTCAGTATCCAATTCCTGATGAGGTAagtcaaacaaaaataaaagcccctattttttttccttttcttttttgggtgaaatattgaattaattaatttttccaatttttttttcaacaacGCGTCTGTCCATGAAATTTATAAGTTTTTGGATATTTATTGAAAATGAGCGTTTCAAAAACTAAAAAGtgggtttttcaaaaatttcagataatttttttttgtagctGCAATATTTTTTAAGTGAAATGCATGACCAAACataatttcaatatttttcaacttaacttcaaatacaaaaaattttcaaaaaattataatttttatgtccaaacgcctactaagtggtgttgtctttttttttaactttaatttaaattttttaatttttgtttgatCAATTTTGTTGATTATTTGCAGTGTGCAGAGGTTGTAATGAAAAGGGGGTTTTTAGAAGCAATAATCTTGGTGAGGGGTTTGTTAAGAATACTATCAACAAGAATTGGAACTTTGTTACTTTGTGGATCATTTTGTTTTGTCCAAAAATGGCCTTACATCAATAAATTCTGTGATATTCCATTGGAGAAAAGAGAGATTGTGCTGCAGAAATGGTTCAAGAACAGATTCTTAACTCCAGTTAGATTGGCATTTATGTTTATCAAATTCTTGTGTCTCTACATCTTCTTTACTCAGgtaattcttcttcttttctctttaacATTTTTCAAAATGCTCTGTTTATTGCTTCAAGGGCTTTATTgtcttttcatcatttttctttgatattttttcttGGGATATGTGCTGTAAATGTATGTTTCCCCTCAATGGCCAGCTAGGCTTGAGCGTAATGGATCATCAGGTGAACTCATAGGGCTTGTATCACTCTAATACGAgagataagggataattaatGTTGAAATTAAATTTAAGATGACTAATTATCCTAAGTTTGGTTGGAACAAAATCGCGGTACAACTAATTCAGGGATTAGTTATCACGCTGGATTAGTCATCATGGGattgtagtgttatttttatttctatgAGAGGGTGGGATGACAATCCCAAAATAATTAATCCCGAATAATTAATTTCAGAATAACTTATTTCCCAACAAAATAATCTCATAGAATTAAAATTTTGGATCCGACTTTGTTCACATCACTATCTAAAATTATGTACTATCATTTGGCTTACCATTATTAAATAAGCATCTTatttttagtaatatttttcatttcaaagCTTCTTTTAATAGAAGTTGAGTACCACATGAATCATGATCCAATGAAAGGTTTGTCTAGGAAGTTTACTAATTAACATAACAATTTAggtaattttttttatgtatttatcGGATTAGCGTAAATACTTCGTATTCACAAACAAAATGCAAATTTAGTTTCAAATAATGGTCCTTTTATTTATTAGTTAATCACATAGTAACACATGACATGCAAAATAGACTTATATATCAATTTTCTTTAAGTTGGCCCTTAAGCAAGATTTTGCAACTTTAAACCTGTGACCATTGAACATGACTTATAACTAGTCACTAtttatttgttgaaaaaaatCATTTATAAAATAATACTATGTTTTTTCTGGAAATTAGGTGGTTGAAAATGACAGCTCTTTAGTTTGGAGTTTTTGATATATGCTAACAGTTACTGTCAGTATCATGTGTTGTTAATTATTTACTCGTAGACCAATTTCTTCTTTCACTAGAAAAGTCACCTAGTTTATTATTTGATCCCACAAATTTTAATAGTGTACATCTTTTTGACTAAATGTTTCCAATTTGTTTTTCTACTTTTGGTTTGGTTCTTAGAATTCTGTGATCTTGAATGGAAAACGAGATAGCAACAACTACCATTCATTTATGTTTTTTCTTGATCAAAAGAGGACTTCAGTGACACCAGTGTTAGGATTTTGACatgaattttctttttatatttgcATTTTACCTTATTTGAAGTAAGAAAAAATAGTTTACTTTTcctaaaagaaaaatacagatgCACTTCCATAAATTGATAATCCCTTCTTCGCACAATAACACAATAACATCTACAATATAGTTATTAAagagtcttgtttagggggagaaTTTATTCTTCCGATAAGTTTTAGATGTAAGTCAATTGACCAATAATGATGAGAAAATCAAGTACTAGTTGATATTGAATCTAAGTAGTAACATTTCTTATGTTTTGCTATTTTACTTTCAAATGATCCATTCATTTAAAGCGAAATCTTGATCATCAATTAGTAGATTTATTATACATATTATTTGTCTTAACGGGGACATAATTTGTTAGTGATTTTGATATTACATTCAACAAATTTACATCCATTTGATTCAAGGAAGTTAACAAAAAAACCACATAttacagtcagacctctctataacaacatctctatataacagtcattcactataaaaactACATTTTTCTCGGAAccgatttttatgtgatgttataATATATATCCTCTGTAACAACACTTCATTATAACAGCCAAAAAGTATCGAAACAAATAAGACTGTTATAGAGAAGTTTGACTGTGCAAGCTTAAAAATGCTGAATTGAGGTGTCCTTTTCTTGCCATAGGTTGGTGAAGATTCAAAAATCAAGCATGGGATGACATTGGATATCAAGTAGACAATGAAGAGAAGCATTCAGAAACAGCTGAAGAAAGACCTCTTGAGAAGGGAATTGTAGAGGCAATTTATGAAACAGAATCAACTATAGTCAAGTCCCTTGTCCAAAAAGGCCTAAAAGTTATAGATGATACCAAAAACAACATGTACAAAGTTCAATGtgatgttgttattgttggttcAGGTTGTGGTGGAGGTGTTGCAGCAAGTGTTCTTGCAAGTTCTGGCAACAAAGTTATCGTTCTCGAAAAAGGAAACTACTACACCAAATCCGACTATTCGTCCCTTGAAGGACCTTCAATGAACCAAATGTATGAATCAGGAGGAATACTCTCAACTTTGGATGCTAAAATAATGATCATGGCTGGATCAACAGTTGGTGGTGGCTCCGCGATTAATTGGTCAGCCTGCATTAAGACTCCTGATTGTGTTATACAAGAATGGGGCGATGATAAAAGACTACCAATTTTCCAAAGCCCTGAGTATGTATCTGCTATGGACAACGTTTGTGAACGGATCGGTGTGACAGAAAACTGCACACAAGAAGGTCTTCAGAACCAAATTCTCCGAAAAGGGTGTGAGAATCTTGGTCTTGAAGTTGAAGGCGTGGCACGAAACACATCCGAGAATCATTATTGTGGCTCGTGCTGCTACGGATGTAGAAGAGGTGAGAAGAAAGGAACTGATACAACTTGGCTGGTGGATGCTGTGGACAGTGGAGCTGTGATTATAACAGGATGCAAAGCTGAGAGATTCATACTAGAAAAGAACAAGTATGGGAAAACAAGAGATAAGAAATGCTTGGGAGTGATTGCAACTAGTACAAATAAAGATATCACAAAGAGGATATGTATTGAGGCCAAGGTAACCATTTCAGCTTGTGGTTCTCTTTTGACACCTCCACTTATGATTTCTAGTGGTTTGAGAAATCCGAACATTGGCCGAAATCTCCATCTTCATCCGGTTATAATGGCATGGGGATACTTTCCCGAGTCCGATTCAGACCTCAAGGGAAAAATATATGAAGGAGGAATCATTACCTCAGTACACAAAGTCGGGAGTTATGATTCCAATGTTAGAGCTATAATAGAAGCTACTGCTTTAGGACCAGGTTCGTTCGCTGCCTTGTGTCCTTGGACATCTGGTGAGGACTTAAAGAATAGGTTACTCAAATATTCAAGAACAGCGCATTTGTTTGCAATGGTTAAAGATGTTGGATCGGGGGAAGTCAGATCGGATGGAAGAATAAGCTATACGTTCAATGCTACGGACAAAGAAAGTTTGAAGCAAGGGCTAAAACAGGCTTTAAGGATCTTGATAGCAGCAGGAGCTGATGAGGTAGGTACTCAACGTAGCGATGGACAGAGAATGAAATGTAAGggaaaaagtgaaaaagaaatcGAGGCTTTTCTTAATACAGTCACAGCAGCTGAGGGACCAAAGTCACTTGTAAAGAATTTCACAACTTATAGTTCTGCTCATCAGATGGGAAGTTGCAGGATGGGAATGAGCGAAAAAGATGGCGCTGTCGATGAGAATGGAGAGAGTTGGGAAGCAAATGGCTTATTTGTTTGTGATGCTAGTGTTTTGCCTGGTGCTGTTGGTGTAAATCCAATGATCACTATTCAGTCCACTGCATATTGTCTATCCAAGAAAATAGCAGAGACGATAAAAGAAGGCAAATTCTCAAGATAAGTAGTCCTCTATTTCTCCTCTATATATATTCCACTTCAATACAAACTTGTGTGCCTTTGGATGATCATATGTATTTGTAATTTGCATGTAATTtaacatttttcatttttaaccaGTGAAATATGTAATACTAGTGGATTCAAGGTGATATCAATAAACAAAGTATTAGTGTTTTGTCCTTCGCCCCAGCTTCAACATTCAGAAGAATGTCAAATTTTCTCCTCTTTCCCCCAACTTATAACACAGAATGCAGTTGGCTTGGCaataactaactaactaactaacaacaacaacaacccagtgaattTCCACGagcggggtctggggagggtaagatgtacgcagtcttacccctaccttggaaGGACAGAGAGGCTGTTtacgatagaccctcggctaaagacTTGTAGCAATAACTGAATGTAGATAAAGAATCATCTGATATTGACATACAATCACAAAGATGTGGCAAATCTAATATGGTAGCAGAAACAAGAATTCAGGGAAATCAAGTCTTTTGATATTTACTAAGAATAATATAGATATCAGAGATACATTTTTGATCAGATTAGAGTTAAGAATGAGAAAATATACAACTGACATGGAAATAACATTAGCTGATCGCGATTTTTCTTGGGCAACACTTTGATCCCTA of the Nicotiana tabacum cultivar K326 chromosome 7, ASM71507v2, whole genome shotgun sequence genome contains:
- the LOC107820673 gene encoding LOW QUALITY PROTEIN: long-chain-alcohol oxidase FAO1-like (The sequence of the model RefSeq protein was modified relative to this genomic sequence to represent the inferred CDS: inserted 1 base in 1 codon), with the protein product MEKKSHPLLRGGRRETKYSHGFSSSEMETLTSICETILPPLPQNEIPEKNSHNIQYLHKASASQYPIPDECAEVVMKRGFLEAIILVRGLLRILSTRIGTLLLCGSFCFVQKWPYINKFCDIPLEKREIVLQKWFKNRFLTPVRLAFMFIKFLCLYIFFTQVGEDXKNQAWDDIGYQVDNEEKHSETAEERPLEKGIVEAIYETESTIVKSLVQKGLKVIDDTKNNMYKVQCDVVIVGSGCGGGVAASVLASSGNKVIVLEKGNYYTKSDYSSLEGPSMNQMYESGGILSTLDAKIMIMAGSTVGGGSAINWSACIKTPDCVIQEWGDDKRLPIFQSPEYVSAMDNVCERIGVTENCTQEGLQNQILRKGCENLGLEVEGVARNTSENHYCGSCCYGCRRGEKKGTDTTWLVDAVDSGAVIITGCKAERFILEKNKYGKTRDKKCLGVIATSTNKDITKRICIEAKVTISACGSLLTPPLMISSGLRNPNIGRNLHLHPVIMAWGYFPESDSDLKGKIYEGGIITSVHKVGSYDSNVRAIIEATALGPGSFAALCPWTSGEDLKNRLLKYSRTAHLFAMVKDVGSGEVRSDGRISYTFNATDKESLKQGLKQALRILIAAGADEVGTQRSDGQRMKCKGKSEKEIEAFLNTVTAAEGPKSLVKNFTTYSSAHQMGSCRMGMSEKDGAVDENGESWEANGLFVCDASVLPGAVGVNPMITIQSTAYCLSKKIAETIKEGKFSR